One segment of Macrobrachium rosenbergii isolate ZJJX-2024 chromosome 25, ASM4041242v1, whole genome shotgun sequence DNA contains the following:
- the LOC136852344 gene encoding uncharacterized protein, producing MMERLVLTFLLGVSLSAAVDTVSFVRRIFPGDSVRFALPEGETCILAMKSAEDPSFSYKYYFEGKKMISNVCDKCFSGSLWVPYLMITEKRIRHVHSGSIVFPENLGSSQARHLSIESKGSEAVELQVFTLPLKGHELVAMPRGGSVNLSLPEKEGVWLALWNDQETTVLVAFNLYYETEPAHETFQANVEKGWFIILIYSYKIVYGGNLHNLKKHGLKGRRLEWYNPSSLKYQLFSMPLDPKVTEANEEASSNIGLTIVLPVVVSLVLLLLLLLGASYLGYRFGRKRNTTGSSEGPAQMELAARPVARGGVTRPHLTEETENPIYGLPRLQRPWR from the exons ATGATGGAGAGACTGGTGCTGACATTCCTCCTGGGCGTGTCCTTGTCGGCAGCTGTTGACACAG TCTCTTTCGTAAGGAGAATTTTTCCAGGTGATTCGGTCCGTTTTGCCCTTCCTGAGGGCGAAACTTGCATTCTGGCCATGAAGTCTGCCGAGGATCCCAGTTTCAGCTACAAATACtactttgaaggaaaaaaaatgataagtaatgTTTGCGACAAGTGTTTCAGTGGATCACTCTGGGTTCCATATCTCATGATTACGGAAAAG agAATAAGGCATGTTCATTCCGGTAGCATCGTGTTTCCTGAAAACCTGGGATCTTCGCAAGCAAGACACCTTTCTATAGAAAGCAAAGGCAGTGAAGCAGTCGAACTCCAAGTGTTTACTCTGCCTTTGAAAGGGC ATGAGTTGGTGGCGATGCCTCGTGGAGGAAGTGTAAATCTCAGCCTTCCAGAAAAAGAAGGGGTGTGGCTGGCCCTTTGGAACGACCAGGAAACCACTGTTTTGGTTGCTTTCAATTTGTATTATGAAACCGAACCCGCTCACGAAACATTCCAAGCAAATGTCGAAAAAGGATGgttcattattcttatttattcttat aaaatcGTTTACGGGGGGAACCTTCACAATCTGAAGAAGCATGGACTAAAAGGACGCCGTTTGGAATGGTATAATCCCAGTTCTCTCAAGTACCAATTATTCTCGATGCCTTTAGACCCAAAGG TTACAGAAGCGAACGAGGAGGCCTCATCCAACATAGGCCTAACGATCGTCTTACCTGTTGTGGTGTCGTTggttctgcttcttcttcttcttcttggtgcgTCTTACCTTGGCTACAGGTTCGGCCGCAAGAGAAACACCACAGGGTCGAGTGAAG GTCCTGCGCAGATGGAATTGGCCGCTAGACCAGTTGCTCGAGGTGGTGTGACCAGACCACATTTGACTGAAGAAACTGAGAACCCTATTTACGGTCTACCACGGCTCCAAAGACCATGGCGATGA